Proteins co-encoded in one Vulgatibacter sp. genomic window:
- a CDS encoding HD family phosphohydrolase, whose amino-acid sequence MTQAPKPAGALRDRLGQLTDRVVGVLLLLALAAAASVALAPGLFAQRVPYEDADLGSVASGTLKANRDYDIPDEETTRRKREEAVAAVRAVYEHDAAGLAGALERIGAGFSLARQLAADPAALAGARGEIERALGARLEDAEFEVLAKAGFSAETQEAVTELVAGAMREMVVGDREELSQHRDRGIAILRRSGGGRIAEEVLSDVSGIRDLSRVRDGIDAEAKELAGISPEVRRAVANLARREIRVNLKHDPDLTRERREDAAAAVKPVVIQLKKGEKVIGDGERIEERHLVIFRGMRAQAQSGDVAQIRIGGALFASLVVVVLAAFGAGLSRLRLGRKDLLLLASVLVATLFLADLWIAVADVLRERTPEIPVEAWTYVMPFAAAAMLVRFVVGAEATLLFAVGLSALAGVLAGNSLPAASFTLVGCIAGAARIPRARDRAGVFRAGLFAGLAQACAVLCFALFSGRIASWDVVIDAVAALIGGAIFAPVLVMSLLPLVEGLFRYTTDLRLLELANLNHPALKELIVQAPGTYHHSIIVGTLVEGAAEAIGANPLLAKVCAYYHDLGKGRNPLYFGENQKGSNRHDDLPPEESARLIIEHVQRGLEIARKYNLPKQVADGIPEHHGTRLVGYFFHKALKAREAGGPQVDPDLFRYAGPKPQSRETALIMMADAVEAASRAMPDPSPEKLEALVQKLINGIFSDGQLDECDLTLKDLSAIARSFCRTLGGIYHSRPDYPAAAKGPQAQLEAGAGTSANKVAR is encoded by the coding sequence ATGACCCAGGCTCCCAAGCCAGCCGGCGCCCTGCGCGACCGCCTCGGGCAGCTCACCGATCGCGTGGTCGGGGTGCTCCTCCTCCTCGCCCTTGCAGCAGCAGCCTCCGTCGCCCTGGCGCCGGGGCTCTTCGCGCAGCGCGTGCCCTACGAGGACGCCGACCTCGGCAGCGTAGCCAGCGGCACCCTGAAGGCCAACCGCGACTACGACATCCCCGACGAGGAGACCACCCGGCGCAAGCGCGAGGAGGCGGTCGCCGCGGTGCGGGCGGTCTACGAACACGACGCAGCCGGGCTCGCTGGCGCGCTGGAGCGGATCGGCGCCGGCTTCTCCCTGGCCCGGCAGCTGGCCGCGGACCCCGCTGCCCTGGCAGGCGCCCGCGGCGAGATCGAGCGGGCCCTGGGGGCCCGGCTCGAGGACGCCGAATTCGAGGTGCTGGCGAAGGCCGGCTTCTCCGCCGAGACGCAGGAGGCGGTGACCGAGCTGGTCGCCGGCGCGATGCGCGAGATGGTGGTGGGGGATCGCGAGGAGCTCTCCCAGCACCGCGACCGTGGCATCGCCATCCTCCGCCGCAGCGGCGGGGGCCGGATCGCGGAGGAGGTCCTCTCCGACGTCTCCGGGATCCGGGATCTCTCCCGGGTCCGCGACGGCATCGACGCCGAGGCGAAGGAGCTCGCCGGCATCTCGCCGGAGGTGCGGCGCGCCGTGGCCAACCTCGCCCGGCGCGAGATCCGGGTGAACTTGAAGCACGACCCCGACCTCACCAGGGAGCGGCGCGAGGATGCCGCCGCTGCGGTGAAGCCGGTGGTGATCCAGCTGAAGAAGGGCGAGAAGGTCATCGGCGACGGCGAGCGGATCGAGGAGCGCCACCTCGTGATCTTCCGGGGGATGCGCGCCCAGGCGCAGAGCGGCGACGTCGCCCAGATCCGCATCGGCGGCGCGCTCTTCGCTTCCCTGGTCGTGGTGGTGCTCGCCGCCTTCGGCGCGGGGCTCTCGCGCCTGCGCCTCGGCAGGAAGGATCTGCTCCTCCTCGCCTCGGTGCTGGTGGCCACGCTCTTCCTCGCCGATCTCTGGATCGCCGTGGCGGACGTGCTCCGCGAGCGCACGCCCGAGATCCCGGTGGAGGCGTGGACCTACGTGATGCCCTTCGCCGCAGCGGCGATGCTGGTGCGCTTCGTAGTGGGCGCCGAGGCGACGTTGCTCTTCGCGGTGGGGCTCTCGGCGCTGGCAGGCGTCCTCGCCGGCAACTCGCTCCCCGCGGCGTCCTTCACGCTCGTGGGCTGCATCGCCGGCGCCGCGCGGATCCCCCGGGCGCGGGATCGTGCCGGCGTCTTCCGGGCAGGCCTCTTCGCCGGCCTCGCCCAGGCCTGCGCGGTGCTCTGCTTCGCGCTCTTCAGCGGCAGGATCGCCTCCTGGGACGTGGTGATCGACGCGGTGGCGGCGCTGATCGGCGGCGCCATCTTCGCGCCGGTGCTGGTGATGTCGCTCCTGCCGCTGGTGGAGGGGCTCTTCCGCTACACCACCGACCTGCGGCTGCTCGAGCTCGCCAACCTCAACCATCCGGCGCTCAAGGAGCTGATCGTCCAGGCGCCCGGGACCTACCACCACTCGATCATCGTCGGGACGCTGGTGGAGGGGGCCGCCGAAGCGATCGGCGCCAATCCGCTCCTGGCCAAGGTCTGCGCCTACTACCACGACCTCGGAAAGGGCCGGAACCCGCTCTATTTCGGCGAGAACCAGAAGGGCAGCAACCGGCACGACGATCTGCCGCCGGAGGAGTCGGCGCGGCTGATCATCGAGCACGTGCAGCGGGGGCTCGAGATCGCCCGGAAGTACAACCTGCCGAAGCAGGTGGCCGACGGGATCCCCGAGCACCACGGCACCCGCCTCGTCGGCTACTTCTTCCACAAGGCGCTCAAGGCCCGGGAGGCCGGCGGCCCGCAGGTGGACCCCGACCTTTTCCGCTACGCGGGCCCCAAGCCGCAGTCGCGGGAGACGGCGCTGATCATGATGGCCGACGCGGTGGAGGCGGCGTCGCGGGCGATGCCGGATCCCTCGCCGGAGAAGCTCGAGGCCCTGGTCCAGAAGCTGATCAACGGGATCTTCTCCGACGGCCAGCTCGACGAATGCGACCTCACGCTCAAGGATCTCTCGGCCATCGCCCGGAGCTTCTGCAGGACGCTGGGCGGCATCTACCACTCGCGGCCCGACTACCCGGCCGCGGCGAAGGGGCCGCAGGCGCAGCTCGAAGCTGGCGCCGGCACCTCGGCGAACAAGGTCGCGCGGTAG
- a CDS encoding PLP-dependent cysteine synthase family protein, with translation MSQRNLKPWLSRIASNTPTVPIADADSGCTIWLKLEYLCPSGSTKDRVATFVLSHAVASGALGPDSVVVEASSGSTSIAFAAACAMVGVKFVAVMPRGVSGERLLIIRRYGGEVILTDPERGVLGSIEETRAMAAKDPHIYLPRQFENPLNAIAHQRATGPELLAQVDGTIHGFVAGVGTGGTLMGIASALREAGHPTRIAAAKPEKGVCFEGQPEICGGIPGVVDGLSAILDAEKIGLEEPIRVSDWEAVSAARELCKRGFPVGPSSGLNYAAARKLALELGPGHNVATVLCDRMERYFSTDLFADLQKKG, from the coding sequence ATGTCGCAGCGAAACCTCAAGCCCTGGCTCTCCCGCATCGCCTCCAACACCCCCACCGTGCCGATCGCCGACGCCGACAGCGGCTGCACGATCTGGCTCAAGCTCGAATACCTGTGTCCCTCGGGCTCGACCAAGGACCGCGTGGCGACCTTCGTCCTCTCCCACGCCGTGGCGAGCGGCGCGCTGGGGCCGGATTCGGTGGTGGTCGAGGCCTCGAGCGGCTCCACCTCGATCGCCTTCGCTGCGGCCTGCGCCATGGTCGGCGTGAAGTTCGTGGCCGTGATGCCCCGGGGCGTCAGCGGCGAGCGACTCCTCATCATCCGGCGCTACGGCGGCGAGGTGATCCTCACCGATCCCGAGCGCGGGGTCCTCGGCTCGATCGAGGAGACCCGGGCGATGGCGGCGAAGGATCCGCACATCTACCTGCCCCGGCAGTTCGAGAACCCCTTGAACGCCATCGCCCACCAGCGCGCCACCGGCCCCGAGCTCCTCGCGCAGGTGGACGGCACCATCCACGGTTTCGTCGCCGGCGTCGGCACCGGCGGCACGCTGATGGGGATCGCCTCCGCCCTGCGCGAGGCGGGCCACCCCACGCGGATCGCCGCCGCGAAGCCGGAGAAAGGCGTCTGCTTCGAGGGGCAGCCCGAGATCTGCGGCGGCATCCCCGGGGTGGTCGACGGCCTCTCGGCGATCCTCGACGCGGAGAAGATCGGCCTCGAGGAGCCGATCCGGGTGAGCGATTGGGAGGCGGTCTCCGCTGCCCGGGAGCTCTGCAAGCGCGGTTTCCCGGTGGGGCCCTCGAGCGGGTTGAACTACGCCGCGGCCAGGAAGTTGGCGCTCGAGCTCGGACCGGGGCACAACGTAGCCACCGTGCTCTGCGATCGGATGGAGCGGTATTTCTCCACCGACCTCTTCGCCGATCTGCAGAAGAAGGGATAG
- the ybeY gene encoding rRNA maturation RNase YbeY yields the protein MATVHLNLEHPEGGYAARVVRARAHEYLDKLGMQGAEVSILLTTDPRIRKLNRQFRGKDKATDVLSFPAGDLPSIPGVPLFVGDVAISLDTARRRAVEDGRSLAFELSRYLAHGLLHLLGYDHEKSERAARVMARREAELLGVPGMLDDASGVGPSREKKSRVEGEGRPPRRRKP from the coding sequence TTGGCCACCGTCCACCTCAACCTCGAGCACCCCGAAGGCGGCTACGCCGCCCGCGTGGTCCGCGCCAGGGCCCACGAGTATCTCGACAAGCTCGGGATGCAGGGCGCCGAGGTCTCGATCCTGCTCACCACGGATCCGCGGATCCGCAAGCTCAACAGGCAGTTCCGGGGGAAGGACAAGGCCACCGACGTGCTCTCCTTCCCTGCAGGGGATCTCCCCTCGATCCCCGGCGTGCCGCTCTTCGTCGGGGATGTCGCCATCTCCCTCGACACCGCCAGGCGCCGCGCCGTCGAGGACGGCAGGAGCCTCGCCTTCGAACTGTCGCGGTATCTCGCCCACGGTCTGCTGCATCTGCTCGGCTACGACCACGAGAAGTCGGAGCGGGCGGCGCGGGTGATGGCCCGCAGGGAGGCGGAGCTGCTGGGGGTCCCCGGCATGCTCGACGACGCCAGCGGCGTCGGGCCTTCTCGCGAGAAGAAGAGCCGGGTAGAAGGGGAGGGGCGGCCGCCCCGTCGGAGGAAGCCATGA
- a CDS encoding ribbon-helix-helix protein, CopG family, translating into MSSQFEIDYDAEAVWLDEKWFTRDELAGRIKSMIEGGDYRLARPSAALERLESAMAQARVVAARVAPELAEAVEQAADDAGRPVSALIREALAYYLSAQAAEARPAGEDFPVVEEHVALDDPEMEKSLLAR; encoded by the coding sequence ATGAGCAGCCAGTTCGAGATCGATTACGACGCAGAGGCCGTTTGGCTCGACGAGAAGTGGTTCACCCGCGACGAGCTCGCCGGCAGGATCAAGTCGATGATCGAGGGCGGCGACTACCGGCTCGCCCGTCCGTCCGCAGCGTTGGAACGGCTCGAGTCGGCGATGGCGCAGGCGCGGGTGGTGGCGGCCCGGGTGGCCCCGGAGCTCGCCGAGGCGGTGGAGCAGGCTGCCGACGACGCGGGGCGACCGGTGAGCGCGCTCATCCGCGAGGCCCTCGCCTACTACCTCTCCGCGCAGGCCGCAGAGGCAAGGCCCGCCGGCGAGGATTTTCCGGTGGTGGAGGAGCACGTGGCCCTCGACGACCCGGAGATGGAGAAGAGCCTGCTCGCGCGTTGA
- the prfB gene encoding peptide chain release factor 2 (programmed frameshift), whose translation MADDIRGRIEDLKTRLESLRGGFDVEPQRRRVDEIEQLSVQPDFWNDQKQAQALTKEKSRCEDVVKAWDKEWNGLEDAQALLELAEEADDEETRTEAAASLDALEEGVRGLEFRRMLSGQNDRADAIIEINSGAGGTESMDWASMLLRMYTRYCERRGWEVEIADYTEGEEAGLKSCSILVRGEYAYGFLKAEAGVHRLVRISPFDAAARRQTSFTSVFVYPDIEEDIEIDINPADVRTDYYRASGAGGQKVNKTSSAVRLTHEPTGIVVAVQNERSQHKNKDIAWKILRARLYELEEKKRNAEKQALEETKSDIGWGNQIRSYVLAPYRLVKDIRTGEETGQVDKVLDGELQAFLEAYLLGKKNPSKALPE comes from the exons ATGGCTGACGATATCCGCGGGCGAATCGAAGACCTGAAGACGCGGCTCGAATCGCTCCGG GGGGGCTTTGACGTAGAGCCCCAGCGCCGCCGCGTCGACGAGATCGAGCAGTTGTCCGTGCAGCCCGACTTCTGGAACGACCAGAAGCAGGCGCAGGCCCTCACCAAGGAGAAGTCCCGCTGCGAGGACGTGGTGAAGGCGTGGGACAAGGAGTGGAACGGGCTGGAGGATGCGCAGGCGCTCCTCGAGCTCGCCGAGGAGGCGGACGACGAGGAGACGAGGACCGAGGCGGCAGCCTCCTTGGACGCCCTCGAAGAAGGGGTCCGCGGCCTCGAGTTCCGCCGCATGCTCTCCGGGCAGAACGATCGCGCGGACGCCATCATCGAGATCAACTCCGGCGCCGGCGGCACCGAGTCGATGGACTGGGCCTCGATGCTCCTGCGCATGTACACGCGCTATTGCGAGCGCCGGGGCTGGGAGGTGGAGATCGCCGACTACACCGAGGGCGAAGAGGCGGGGCTCAAGTCCTGCTCGATCCTCGTGCGCGGCGAATACGCCTACGGCTTCCTCAAGGCGGAGGCGGGTGTGCATCGCCTCGTTCGGATCTCGCCCTTCGACGCGGCGGCAAGGCGGCAGACCTCGTTCACCTCGGTCTTCGTCTACCCGGACATCGAGGAGGACATCGAGATCGACATCAACCCTGCCGACGTCCGCACCGACTACTACCGGGCCTCCGGCGCCGGCGGGCAGAAGGTGAACAAGACCTCGTCGGCGGTGCGCCTCACCCACGAGCCCACCGGCATCGTGGTGGCGGTGCAGAACGAGCGCTCCCAGCACAAGAACAAGGACATCGCCTGGAAGATCCTCCGGGCGCGTCTCTACGAGCTCGAGGAGAAGAAGCGCAACGCCGAGAAGCAGGCGCTCGAGGAGACCAAGAGCGACATCGGCTGGGGCAACCAGATCCGCTCGTACGTGCTCGCTCCCTACCGGCTGGTGAAGGACATCCGCACCGGCGAGGAGACGGGGCAGGTGGACAAGGTCCTCGACGGCGAGCTGCAGGCCTTCCTCGAGGCCTATCTGCTCGGGAAGAAGAACCCGAGCAAGGCGCTGCCGGAGTAG
- a CDS encoding collagen-like protein, with protein MSSILPPARATRVLLSTALLFTACAGEMGDTGNTGDAGPAGPAGSIGPVGPAGVNGRNALTRTAEEPAGANCPAGGTLLVSGLDGDGDGFLADGEIDGSTRRYVCNGVEGPQGATGAAGLHALFRNTPEAPGEGCPTGGVRIEAGLDLDASGLLDDVEIDESLTRLVCNGAVGPQGIQGPVGPQGEAGPQGAQGPRGDIGPQGPQGEQGLTGPIGPQGLQGDTGPQGPQGVQGAIGPQGDVGPVGPQGPQGEAGSPGLSGSQRIYGDGSAGSLSLALGQTLDLTTTAAYASLPAGANLQFTSITIAGNLIVPSGTVIRATGEITVTGTITVAPGAVATPGGSAPQGVARGGAGLHHGGIGLAAPPAATLPVGQLPGAGAGARPTNGAGGEGGGTVALLAGGDLRIMAGAIVNANGANGTGAVDVIGTGGGAGGVITLLGKTGLTIGGTVRANGGNGASPSTSGGNGEGAGGGGGGGIVQLLSSLSPTVTGTVQALGGAAGANAVGGTFTNVGNGGGACGGNGGLGGGQVTFGGPLVAPTAGGAGHVITRVAPEPELLLLP; from the coding sequence ATGTCCTCGATTCTGCCGCCTGCACGTGCGACGCGCGTGCTCCTCTCCACCGCTCTGCTCTTCACCGCCTGCGCAGGCGAAATGGGCGACACCGGCAACACCGGTGACGCCGGCCCCGCGGGCCCCGCCGGTTCCATCGGCCCCGTGGGTCCCGCCGGCGTGAACGGCCGCAACGCCCTCACCCGCACGGCGGAGGAGCCCGCCGGCGCCAACTGCCCCGCCGGTGGGACGCTGCTCGTCTCCGGCCTCGACGGGGACGGCGACGGCTTCCTCGCCGACGGCGAGATCGACGGATCCACGCGCCGCTACGTCTGCAACGGCGTCGAGGGCCCGCAGGGCGCCACCGGCGCCGCAGGGCTCCACGCCCTCTTCCGCAACACGCCGGAGGCGCCGGGCGAGGGCTGCCCCACCGGCGGCGTGCGAATCGAGGCGGGCCTCGACCTCGACGCCAGCGGCCTCCTCGACGACGTGGAGATCGACGAGAGCCTCACCCGCCTCGTCTGCAACGGCGCCGTCGGCCCCCAGGGGATCCAGGGCCCGGTCGGCCCGCAGGGCGAGGCCGGTCCGCAGGGCGCCCAGGGCCCCCGCGGCGACATCGGCCCGCAGGGGCCGCAGGGCGAGCAGGGCCTCACCGGCCCGATCGGACCGCAGGGCCTCCAGGGTGACACCGGCCCGCAGGGGCCGCAGGGCGTGCAGGGCGCCATCGGTCCGCAGGGCGACGTCGGCCCGGTGGGGCCGCAGGGCCCGCAGGGCGAGGCCGGCTCCCCGGGCCTGTCCGGCTCCCAGCGCATCTATGGCGACGGCTCCGCGGGCTCCCTCTCCCTCGCCCTCGGCCAGACGCTCGACCTCACCACCACCGCCGCCTACGCCTCCCTCCCCGCCGGCGCGAATCTGCAGTTCACCTCCATCACCATCGCGGGCAACCTGATCGTCCCCTCCGGCACCGTGATCCGCGCCACCGGCGAAATCACCGTGACGGGCACCATCACCGTTGCGCCAGGCGCCGTCGCCACGCCCGGCGGCTCCGCACCGCAGGGCGTCGCCAGGGGCGGCGCCGGCCTCCACCACGGCGGCATCGGCCTCGCTGCCCCCCCGGCAGCGACCCTCCCCGTCGGACAGCTCCCCGGCGCCGGCGCCGGCGCACGCCCCACCAACGGCGCTGGCGGCGAGGGCGGCGGCACCGTCGCCCTCCTCGCCGGCGGCGACCTGCGGATCATGGCCGGCGCCATCGTCAACGCGAACGGCGCCAATGGCACCGGCGCCGTGGACGTCATCGGCACCGGCGGCGGCGCCGGCGGCGTGATCACCCTCCTCGGCAAGACCGGCCTCACCATCGGCGGCACCGTCCGCGCCAACGGCGGCAACGGCGCCAGCCCCTCCACCAGCGGCGGCAACGGCGAGGGCGCCGGCGGCGGCGGTGGCGGCGGTATCGTCCAGCTCCTCTCGTCGCTCTCCCCCACGGTCACCGGCACCGTGCAGGCCCTCGGCGGCGCTGCGGGAGCGAACGCCGTCGGGGGCACCTTCACCAACGTGGGCAACGGCGGCGGCGCCTGCGGCGGCAACGGCGGGCTCGGCGGCGGCCAGGTCACCTTCGGCGGCCCCCTCGTCGCCCCCACCGCCGGCGGCGCCGGCCACGTCATCACCCGGGTGGCGCCGGAGCCCGAGCTCCTGCTCCTCCCCTGA
- a CDS encoding sigma-70 family RNA polymerase sigma factor, with translation MAESDGAVVMPIAAPPGATAGEGADVLLARARRGDERAFAALLRLHQDRVYDLLVRMLGDKAEAEDVTQEVFLAFHRALPRFRGESRVSTWLFRIAKNHCLNRIKYLGRRGASRQVPLEDADDPAAAEGPERPDRTLERRRTDERVQAAIAALPEEQRLVVVLREIEGLSYEEIAEVLEQPEGTVKSRLHRARLALARSLAAPAEEKAP, from the coding sequence ATGGCGGAATCCGACGGAGCGGTGGTGATGCCGATCGCGGCCCCACCCGGCGCCACCGCAGGGGAGGGGGCGGACGTCTTGCTCGCCCGGGCGCGGCGCGGCGACGAGCGCGCCTTCGCGGCGCTGCTCCGGCTCCACCAGGACCGGGTCTACGATCTGCTGGTGCGCATGCTCGGCGACAAGGCGGAGGCGGAGGACGTGACCCAGGAGGTCTTCCTCGCCTTCCACCGGGCGCTGCCGCGGTTCCGCGGCGAGAGCCGCGTCTCCACCTGGCTCTTCCGGATCGCGAAGAACCACTGCCTCAACCGGATCAAATACCTCGGCCGCCGGGGGGCGTCCCGGCAGGTGCCCCTCGAGGACGCCGACGATCCTGCGGCGGCGGAGGGGCCCGAGCGGCCCGACCGCACCCTCGAGCGGCGGCGGACCGACGAGCGGGTCCAGGCCGCGATCGCCGCGCTCCCGGAGGAGCAGCGGCTGGTGGTGGTGCTCCGGGAGATCGAGGGGCTGAGCTACGAGGAGATCGCCGAGGTCCTCGAGCAGCCCGAGGGAACCGTGAAGTCGCGCTTGCACCGCGCCCGCCTCGCGCTGGCGCGGAGCCTCGCTGCACCGGCGGAGGAAAAGGCACCGTGA
- a CDS encoding anti-sigma factor family protein: MNTHQEVIELFSPYVDASLPAAQEAAFEAHLAQCGPCRAEYAGFAEAVALVRELPRHRLPAAFGRRVLARTRTERRRRLSRIRELVLPVFPAGVAVPLVLVAALAALVVLLFLSI; the protein is encoded by the coding sequence GTGAACACGCACCAGGAAGTGATCGAGCTCTTCTCGCCCTACGTCGACGCGTCGCTGCCCGCAGCGCAGGAGGCTGCCTTCGAGGCCCACCTCGCGCAATGCGGCCCCTGCCGCGCCGAGTACGCGGGCTTCGCGGAGGCGGTCGCGCTGGTCCGGGAGCTGCCGCGCCACCGGCTCCCCGCCGCCTTCGGCCGCAGGGTCCTCGCGCGCACCAGGACGGAGCGGCGCCGCCGCCTCTCCCGGATCCGGGAGCTGGTCCTGCCGGTCTTCCCCGCAGGCGTCGCGGTGCCGTTGGTGCTCGTGGCGGCCCTCGCCGCCCTGGTCGTGCTCCTCTTCCTCTCGATCTAA
- the lysS gene encoding lysine--tRNA ligase, whose protein sequence is MAENETPAGSSSLDAQRALRLKKADELRERGINPWGNGREVPHTAGGVKAHFGDQPTETIEQDTTTWSVAGRVMMVRTFGKMAFVVLRDRTGDIQVQLRKDKLGDDGYGLLKLLDMGDIAAASGTATRTRTGEITIVAGEWTILTKSLRPLPEKWHGLEDVEARYRQRYLDLATDPQTREVFRKRSKLVQYIRRFLDGRDFMEVETPMMHPLVSGAAAKPFTTHHNALDIDLYMRIAPELYLKRLVVGGFERVYEINRNFRNEGLSTRHNPEFTMLEFYMAHATYDELMDMTEEMIAGAAEEICGTTKITYQGHEIDFGKGWRRISMADAVLESTEGRLQEADLHDPEKLKRVLLETFKGTDAERKEIDLMDVGSLVGALFEEHAEHKLVHPTFITQFPTVISPLARKNEQNPAYTDRFELYCAGREIANAFSELNDPIDQQERFEKQLEAKSRGAQETMDFDADYIAALEHGMPPTAGEGIGIDRLAMLLTDAASIRDVILFPLLKPRT, encoded by the coding sequence ATGGCAGAGAACGAGACCCCCGCAGGCTCGTCGTCCCTTGATGCACAGCGCGCCCTCCGCCTCAAGAAGGCGGACGAGCTGCGCGAGCGCGGGATCAACCCCTGGGGCAACGGCCGCGAGGTGCCCCACACCGCAGGTGGGGTGAAGGCCCATTTCGGCGACCAGCCCACCGAGACCATCGAGCAGGACACCACCACCTGGTCGGTGGCCGGCCGGGTGATGATGGTCCGGACCTTCGGCAAGATGGCCTTCGTCGTCCTGCGCGATCGCACCGGCGACATCCAGGTCCAGCTCCGCAAGGACAAGCTCGGCGACGACGGCTACGGGCTGCTCAAGCTCCTCGACATGGGCGACATCGCCGCCGCTTCCGGCACCGCGACGAGGACCAGGACCGGTGAGATCACCATCGTCGCCGGCGAGTGGACCATCCTCACCAAGTCGCTCCGCCCGCTTCCCGAGAAGTGGCACGGCCTCGAGGACGTGGAGGCCCGCTACCGCCAGCGCTACCTCGATCTCGCCACCGACCCGCAGACCCGCGAGGTCTTCCGCAAGCGCTCGAAGCTGGTGCAGTACATCCGCCGCTTCCTCGACGGCAGGGACTTCATGGAGGTCGAGACGCCGATGATGCACCCGCTCGTCTCGGGTGCAGCGGCGAAGCCCTTCACCACCCACCACAACGCCCTCGACATCGACCTCTACATGCGCATCGCGCCGGAGCTCTATCTCAAGCGGCTGGTGGTCGGCGGCTTCGAGCGGGTCTACGAGATCAACCGGAACTTCCGGAACGAGGGGCTCTCGACCAGGCACAACCCCGAGTTCACCATGCTCGAGTTCTACATGGCGCACGCCACGTACGACGAGCTGATGGACATGACCGAGGAGATGATCGCCGGCGCCGCCGAGGAGATCTGCGGCACCACGAAGATCACCTACCAGGGCCACGAGATCGACTTCGGCAAGGGCTGGCGGCGGATCTCGATGGCCGACGCGGTGCTCGAGTCCACCGAGGGCAGGCTGCAGGAGGCCGATCTCCACGATCCGGAGAAGCTCAAGCGCGTGCTCCTCGAGACCTTCAAGGGCACCGACGCCGAGCGCAAGGAGATCGACCTGATGGACGTGGGCTCGCTCGTCGGCGCGCTCTTCGAGGAGCATGCCGAGCACAAGCTCGTTCATCCCACCTTCATCACCCAATTCCCCACCGTGATCAGCCCGCTCGCCCGCAAGAACGAGCAGAATCCGGCCTATACCGACCGCTTCGAGCTCTACTGTGCAGGCAGGGAAATCGCGAACGCCTTCTCGGAGTTGAACGACCCGATCGACCAGCAGGAGCGATTCGAGAAGCAGCTGGAGGCGAAGAGCCGGGGCGCCCAGGAGACGATGGACTTCGACGCCGACTACATCGCCGCCCTCGAGCACGGCATGCCCCCGACCGCAGGGGAGGGCATCGGCATCGATCGCCTCGCCATGCTCCTCACCGACGCGGCCTCGATCCGCGACGTGATCCTCTTCCCGCTGCTCAAGCCCCGCACGTAA